One segment of Anopheles stephensi strain Indian chromosome 3, UCI_ANSTEP_V1.0, whole genome shotgun sequence DNA contains the following:
- the LOC118509777 gene encoding histone H3, with translation MARTKQTARKSTGGKAPRKQLATKAARKSAPATGGVKKPHRYRPGTVALREIRRYQKSTELLIRKLPFQRLVREIAQDFKTDLRFQSSAVMALQEASEAYLVGLFEDTNLCAIHAKRVTIMPKDIQLARRIRGERA, from the coding sequence ATGGCCCGTACTAAGCAAACTGCCCGCAAGTCGACTGGAGGAAAGGCGCCCCGTAAGCAGCTGGCCACGAAGGCTGCCCGCAAGAGCGCACCGGCTACCGGCGgtgtgaagaagccgcatcgctACCGCCCGGGTACGGTGGCTCTTCGTGAAATACGTCGGTatcagaagtcgaccgagctgctgaTTCGCAAGCTGCCATTCCAGCGTCTGGTGCGTGAGATCGCTCAGGACTTCAAGACCGATCTCCGCTTCCAGAGCTCCGCCGTGATGGCACTGCAGGAAGCTAGCGAGGCGTACCTCGTCGGCCTGTTTGAGGACACCAACCTTTGCGCCATCCATGCGAAGCGAGTGACGATCATGCCCAAGGACATACAGCTGGCTCGCCGTATCCGTGGCGAACGTGCTTAA
- the LOC118509785 gene encoding histone H4, translating to MTGRGKGGKGLGKGGAKRHRKVLRDNIQGITKPAIRRLARRGGVKRISGLIYEETRGVLKVFLENVIRDAVTYTEHAKRKTVTAMDVVYALKRQGRTLYGFGG from the coding sequence ATGACTGGCCGTGGCAAGGGAGGAAAAGGTCTGGGTAagggaggagccaagcgtcatcgcaaggtgttgcgcgataacatccagggcatcaccaagccagctatccgtcgtctggcgcGTCGTGGAGGTGTGAAGCGTATCTCCGGACTGATCTACGAGGAAAcgcgtggcgtgctgaaggtgtTCCTCGAGAacgtgattcgcgatgctgtgACGTACACGGAACACGCCAAACGCAAGACCGTCACCGCCATGGATGTCGTGTACGCTCTGAAGCGCCAGGGCCGCACGCTGTACGGATTTGGAGGTTAA